A DNA window from Bradyrhizobium barranii subsp. barranii contains the following coding sequences:
- a CDS encoding quinone oxidoreductase family protein, whose protein sequence is MKAYVYGPDGAKISDVAQPTPKGTQVLVRVRACGLNRADTGMRKGHAHGAAGGAGTVLGMEWAGEVAELGPDAKGVKVGDRIMGSGGAAFAEYTLADHGRLFRAPSNMNFEEAATLPVALATMHNAVVTVGGVQPGQAVLIQGASSGVGLMAMQIARLKGAKLVIGSSTDPYRRGRLKEYGADLAVDSSDPKWVDEVLKATNGEGVDLIVDQVSGKVASQNLAATKVKGRIVNVGRLGGTHADFNFDLHAARRIDYVGVTFRTRTIEEVREIFDEVRKDIWGAVESRKLQLPIDKVYAFADIDKAFEHMEANKHLGKIVVTL, encoded by the coding sequence ATGAAGGCTTACGTCTACGGCCCTGATGGAGCTAAGATTTCCGACGTCGCTCAACCTACACCTAAAGGCACGCAGGTGCTAGTTCGCGTCCGCGCCTGCGGGCTGAACCGCGCCGACACCGGCATGCGCAAGGGCCACGCCCATGGCGCCGCCGGCGGTGCCGGCACCGTGCTCGGCATGGAATGGGCCGGCGAGGTCGCCGAGCTCGGACCGGATGCCAAGGGCGTGAAGGTCGGCGACCGCATCATGGGCTCGGGCGGCGCGGCGTTCGCCGAATACACTCTGGCCGATCACGGCCGGCTGTTCCGCGCGCCCTCGAACATGAACTTCGAGGAAGCCGCCACCCTGCCCGTCGCGCTCGCGACCATGCACAATGCGGTCGTCACCGTTGGCGGCGTTCAGCCCGGGCAAGCCGTGCTGATCCAGGGGGCGAGCTCCGGCGTCGGCCTGATGGCAATGCAGATCGCGCGGCTCAAGGGTGCCAAGCTCGTGATCGGCTCGTCGACCGATCCCTATCGCCGCGGCCGTCTCAAGGAGTATGGCGCCGACCTCGCCGTCGACTCTTCCGACCCCAAATGGGTGGACGAGGTGCTGAAGGCGACGAACGGCGAAGGCGTCGACCTCATCGTCGACCAGGTCTCGGGCAAGGTCGCGAGCCAGAACCTCGCCGCCACCAAGGTCAAGGGCCGCATCGTCAATGTCGGCCGGCTCGGCGGCACCCATGCCGACTTCAACTTCGACCTGCATGCGGCACGCCGGATCGACTATGTCGGCGTCACCTTCCGCACCCGCACCATCGAGGAGGTCCGCGAGATCTTCGACGAGGTCCGCAAGGACATCTGGGGCGCGGTCGAGTCACGCAAGCTGCAGCTGCCGATCGACAAGGTCTATGCCTTCGCCGACATCGACAAGGCGTTCGAGCACATGGAGGCGAACAAGCATCTGGGGAAGATCGTCGTGACGCTGTGA
- a CDS encoding NAD(P)H-dependent flavin oxidoreductase produces MLQTRFTKLVGVEHPIVQGGMQWVGRAELVAAVANAGALGFITALTQPTPEDLTKEIARCRDLTDKPFGVNLTILPAIKPPPYAEYRAAIIEAGITVVETAGNKPQEHVDEFRRHGVKIVHKCTSVRHALSAERMGVDAISIDGFECAGHPGEDDTPGLILIPAAANKIKIPMIASGGFADARGLVAALALGAEGINMGTRFMATKESPIHQLIKEKIVANDERETELIFRTMRNTSRVAKNDISTKVVAMEKEGAKFEDIRELVAGARGKMVYATGNSDEGIWSAGQVQGLIQDIPSCAELISRIVREAEAIIRNRLEGMIVHPQREAAE; encoded by the coding sequence ATGCTGCAGACACGGTTCACAAAGCTCGTCGGCGTCGAGCACCCGATCGTCCAGGGCGGCATGCAATGGGTCGGACGCGCCGAGCTGGTCGCCGCGGTCGCGAACGCTGGCGCGCTCGGCTTCATCACGGCGCTGACCCAGCCGACCCCGGAAGACCTGACCAAGGAGATCGCGCGCTGCCGCGACCTCACCGACAAGCCCTTTGGCGTCAACCTCACCATCCTGCCCGCGATCAAGCCGCCGCCCTACGCCGAATACCGCGCCGCCATCATCGAGGCCGGCATCACCGTGGTCGAGACCGCCGGCAACAAGCCGCAGGAGCATGTCGACGAGTTCAGGAGGCATGGCGTCAAGATCGTGCACAAATGCACCAGCGTCCGCCACGCGCTCTCGGCCGAGCGCATGGGCGTCGACGCCATCTCGATCGACGGGTTCGAATGCGCCGGCCACCCCGGCGAGGACGACACCCCCGGCCTGATCCTGATCCCGGCCGCCGCCAACAAGATCAAGATCCCGATGATCGCCTCGGGCGGCTTTGCCGATGCCCGCGGCCTCGTCGCCGCCCTGGCGCTCGGCGCCGAGGGCATCAACATGGGCACCCGCTTCATGGCCACCAAGGAAAGCCCGATCCACCAGCTCATCAAGGAGAAGATCGTCGCCAATGACGAGCGCGAGACCGAGCTGATCTTCCGCACCATGCGCAACACCTCGCGCGTTGCCAAAAACGACATCTCGACCAAGGTCGTCGCCATGGAGAAGGAAGGTGCGAAGTTCGAGGACATCCGCGAGCTGGTTGCGGGCGCCCGTGGTAAGATGGTCTATGCGACCGGCAATTCGGACGAAGGCATCTGGTCGGCGGGCCAGGTGCAGGGCCTGATCCAGGACATCCCGAGCTGCGCCGAGCTGATCTCCCGCATCGTGCGCGAGGCCGAAGCCATCATCAGGAACAGGCTGGAAGGCATGATCGTTCATCCACAACGCGAAGCAGCGGAGTAA